The following are encoded in a window of Phycisphaerae bacterium genomic DNA:
- a CDS encoding fumarylacetoacetate hydrolase family protein, whose protein sequence is MRWILLNTVFSALAGCASLDMDKAHRPTDAGITRYARFCAGGQEAYGIVEGDTIHEIKGDLFGARQRTGRSYRLAEVKMLVPARPTKVLGMAGNYTSHLSTQPKPSNPELFFKAPSCLIGPGDAVVLPAGSKEVHLEGELVVVMGKRARNVSEAEALDYVLGVTCGNDISARDWQANDRQWWRAKGSDTFGPCGPFVVAGVNYDDLLLTSRVNGQVTQQQRTSDMIFNCSQIVSFASRHVTLEPGDLIFTGTMGKTPAIKPGDVLEVEIEHVGVLRNPVVAEK, encoded by the coding sequence ATGAGATGGATTCTGCTCAACACGGTTTTTTCCGCCTTAGCCGGGTGCGCCTCGCTCGATATGGACAAGGCGCACCGCCCGACTGATGCCGGGATCACGCGGTATGCCCGTTTTTGCGCGGGCGGTCAGGAGGCTTACGGGATCGTCGAGGGCGACACGATCCACGAAATCAAAGGGGACCTTTTCGGAGCCCGGCAGAGAACAGGACGATCATACCGCCTGGCCGAGGTCAAGATGCTGGTTCCAGCCCGCCCGACGAAAGTGTTGGGGATGGCAGGGAACTACACCAGCCACTTGAGCACGCAGCCCAAGCCGAGCAACCCCGAGTTGTTCTTCAAGGCGCCCTCCTGCCTGATCGGGCCGGGAGACGCCGTTGTCCTGCCCGCCGGCAGCAAGGAAGTCCATCTGGAGGGCGAACTGGTCGTTGTCATGGGCAAGCGGGCCAGGAATGTGTCAGAGGCCGAGGCCCTCGATTACGTGCTGGGGGTTACTTGCGGCAATGACATCAGCGCCCGCGATTGGCAGGCCAACGACCGGCAGTGGTGGCGGGCCAAGGGCAGCGACACGTTCGGGCCGTGCGGTCCGTTCGTGGTCGCGGGGGTCAATTACGATGACCTGTTGTTGACCTCTCGGGTCAACGGTCAGGTGACGCAACAGCAGCGGACCAGCGACATGATCTTCAACTGCTCGCAGATTGTGAGCTTTGCCAGCCGTCACGTGACGCTGGAGCCGGGCGATCTGATTTTTACGGGGACGATGGGAAAGACCCCGGCCATCAAGCCGGGCGATGTGTTGGAGGTCGAGATCGAGCACGTTGGGGTGCTGAGGAATCCCGTTGTGGCGGAGAAGTAG